The proteins below come from a single Gordonia pseudamarae genomic window:
- a CDS encoding HRDC domain-containing protein: MTDTPTPLTEPAGGVPPVLTSADEFADTARRLAGGTGPIAVDTERASGYRYSQRAYLIQLKRTGAGSFLLDPTLDPEALTPVIDVLTGPEWVLHAADQDLPCLREVGFVCSELFDTELAGRLLGRPKVNLATMVEEFLGLGLSKGHGAADWSRRPLPHDWLVYAALDVEVLVELREATAAALTEAGKGEWAHEEFAAILNRPTPPARVDRWRRTTGIHTVKSARALAAVRELWLAREEVARRRDIAPGRILPDSAIVTAATADPATIRDLTRLPVFGGPRQSRNARTWFDALERARALPTAELPPRKPPSTGLPAYNRWDRSNPEGAERAAVIRPLLGALAEENELPPENLLAPDVVRTLCWEGVDLPATPESVDARLADAGARSWQRYVVSGAIAEALNTAGDAPDSAPTADA; the protein is encoded by the coding sequence ATGACCGACACGCCCACGCCACTCACCGAGCCGGCCGGCGGTGTGCCGCCGGTGCTGACATCGGCGGACGAGTTCGCCGACACCGCGCGACGTCTGGCCGGCGGTACCGGCCCCATCGCCGTCGACACCGAACGCGCGTCGGGCTATCGGTACTCCCAGCGCGCCTACCTGATCCAGCTCAAACGTACGGGTGCGGGATCCTTCCTGCTCGATCCCACCCTGGACCCGGAAGCACTGACCCCGGTCATCGACGTGCTGACCGGCCCCGAATGGGTGTTGCACGCCGCCGACCAGGATCTGCCGTGCCTGCGTGAGGTCGGTTTCGTGTGCTCGGAGCTGTTCGACACAGAACTGGCCGGCCGGCTGTTGGGACGTCCGAAGGTGAACCTGGCCACCATGGTCGAGGAGTTTCTGGGACTCGGGCTGAGCAAGGGCCACGGCGCGGCGGACTGGTCGCGGCGGCCACTGCCTCACGATTGGCTGGTGTACGCGGCGCTGGACGTGGAGGTGCTGGTCGAGTTGCGCGAGGCCACCGCCGCAGCCCTGACCGAGGCCGGCAAGGGTGAGTGGGCGCATGAGGAGTTCGCCGCGATACTCAACCGGCCCACGCCACCGGCCCGCGTCGACCGGTGGCGCCGGACCACCGGGATCCACACCGTCAAGAGCGCCCGCGCGCTCGCCGCGGTACGTGAACTGTGGCTGGCGCGCGAGGAGGTCGCCCGCCGCCGTGACATCGCCCCGGGGCGCATCCTGCCCGATTCGGCGATCGTCACCGCCGCCACCGCCGACCCGGCCACCATCCGCGATCTGACGCGGCTACCGGTGTTCGGCGGTCCGCGGCAAAGCCGCAACGCCCGAACCTGGTTCGACGCGCTCGAACGGGCCAGAGCGCTGCCCACCGCCGAACTTCCCCCCCGCAAACCACCGTCGACCGGCCTGCCCGCCTACAACCGATGGGATCGCAGCAACCCGGAGGGCGCCGAACGGGCCGCCGTGATCCGGCCGCTGCTCGGTGCGCTCGCCGAGGAGAACGAGCTTCCACCCGAGAATCTGCTCGCTCCGGACGTCGTGCGCACCCTGTGTTGGGAGGGCGTGGACCTGCCGGCCACCCCCGAGTCCGTCGACGCCCGTCTCGCTGATGCCGGGGCCCGGTCGTGGCAGCGGTATGTGGTGTCCGGCGCGATCGCCGAAGCGCTGAACACAGCCGGTGACGCGCCGGACAGCGCACCGACAGCCGATGCCTGA
- a CDS encoding DUF3000 domain-containing protein: MTPPGASTESSTRIPEDFRLAVDSLAGAHIRPEIEVGPIRPPQRLAPFSHALGAEVQQIDDSEGLHEDDQGSTFGRLILLHDPAGHEAWNGTMRLVAYVQAEVEAALAMDPLLPEVAWSWLADALGVAEGDTASSFGEVEVTALGGTVTSTTSVRYGDMAGQPRTHQLELRASWTATDLGLGRHLEAFCEVLSAAAGLPPVGVTEL, from the coding sequence GTGACCCCTCCCGGAGCTTCGACCGAGTCCTCAACGCGCATACCGGAAGACTTCCGGCTCGCGGTGGACTCCTTGGCCGGTGCGCACATCCGCCCGGAGATCGAGGTCGGACCCATTCGCCCGCCACAGCGGCTGGCGCCGTTCAGCCATGCACTGGGCGCCGAGGTGCAACAGATCGACGACTCCGAAGGGCTGCACGAGGACGACCAGGGCAGCACGTTCGGCCGGTTGATCCTGTTGCACGACCCCGCCGGGCACGAGGCGTGGAACGGCACGATGCGGCTGGTGGCCTACGTGCAGGCCGAGGTCGAGGCCGCACTGGCGATGGACCCGCTGCTGCCGGAGGTCGCCTGGAGCTGGCTGGCCGATGCGCTGGGGGTCGCCGAGGGCGACACGGCGTCATCGTTCGGTGAGGTGGAGGTGACCGCGCTGGGCGGGACCGTAACCTCCACCACATCGGTGCGCTACGGCGACATGGCCGGACAGCCGCGGACCCACCAACTCGAACTGCGCGCCTCGTGGACGGCGACGGATCTGGGCCTCGGCCGGCATCTGGAGGCCTTCTGCGAGGTCCTGTCTGCGGCGGCGGGCCTGCCGCCGGTGGGTGTGACCGAGCTATGA
- the hemE gene encoding uroporphyrinogen decarboxylase, whose translation MAELTVMPHESGAHNRRSRSHSSPLSLVAAATGRKPSRRPVWFMRQAGRSLPEYRAIRADHGMLEACFDPAMVCEITLQPVRRHDVDAAILFSDIVVPLRAAGIDLDIVAGTGPVIARPVRTTGDVAALPRLEPAGVGAIGKAVELILAELAERTALIGFAGAPFTLASYLIEGGPSRTYTHTKALMYGDPVTWNALMGHLADITIEFLRVQLDAGVDAVQLFDSWAGQLSPADYRHYVAPHSARVFAEIADYGVPRIHFGVGTGELLPAMTEVGPDVIGVDWRVPLDEAVRRVGPGKAVQGNLDPTVLFAGSDVIEREVRRVVDDGDRAIAAGAVGHIFNLGHGVLPTTDPDTLTRTVELIHSADLP comes from the coding sequence ATGGCAGAGTTGACCGTGATGCCGCACGAATCCGGAGCGCACAATCGGCGCTCACGCAGCCACAGTTCACCGCTCTCGCTGGTTGCCGCAGCGACCGGGCGCAAACCCAGCCGACGTCCGGTGTGGTTCATGCGCCAGGCCGGGCGATCACTGCCCGAGTACCGCGCGATCCGCGCCGACCACGGGATGCTCGAAGCCTGCTTCGACCCGGCGATGGTCTGCGAGATCACCCTGCAACCGGTTCGCAGGCACGACGTCGACGCCGCGATCCTGTTCTCCGACATCGTCGTGCCGCTGCGCGCCGCGGGCATCGACCTCGACATCGTCGCCGGCACCGGTCCGGTGATCGCCCGACCGGTCCGCACCACCGGCGACGTGGCCGCGCTGCCGAGGTTGGAGCCCGCGGGTGTCGGCGCGATCGGCAAGGCCGTCGAACTGATCCTTGCCGAGCTGGCCGAGAGGACCGCGCTGATCGGTTTCGCCGGCGCTCCCTTCACCCTCGCGTCGTATCTCATCGAAGGTGGCCCGAGCCGTACCTACACGCACACCAAGGCACTGATGTACGGCGATCCGGTCACCTGGAACGCGCTGATGGGGCACCTGGCCGACATCACCATCGAGTTCCTGCGGGTGCAGCTCGACGCGGGTGTGGACGCCGTGCAGCTGTTCGATTCGTGGGCGGGTCAACTCTCGCCCGCCGACTACCGGCATTACGTGGCACCGCACAGTGCCCGCGTGTTCGCCGAGATCGCCGACTACGGAGTACCGCGCATCCATTTCGGGGTGGGCACCGGTGAGCTGTTGCCCGCGATGACCGAGGTCGGGCCGGACGTGATCGGCGTCGACTGGCGGGTCCCGCTCGACGAGGCCGTGCGCAGGGTGGGCCCCGGCAAGGCGGTGCAGGGCAACCTCGACCCGACGGTGCTGTTCGCCGGTTCCGACGTCATCGAGCGTGAGGTGCGACGGGTCGTCGACGACGGTGACCGGGCCATCGCCGCCGGCGCCGTCGGGCACATCTTCAACCTCGGGCACGGGGTGCTGCCCACCACCGACCCGGACACCCTCACCCGGACCGTCGAACTCATCCACTCCGCCGACCTGCCGTGA
- a CDS encoding FAD-dependent oxidoreductase, which produces MTTRAVAVIGGGVSGLTAAYRLRQALGADISIDLYERSGRLGGLLNTTTVGGLTVDVGAEAFIVRRPEVLDLVRELGLGDRVVSPTGRRPAIWSGGRLHPLPTPALMGVPATPDAVDGLADADDLVRIAAEPGRPWTWKSGADPSVGDLIGDRFGPSVVARSVDPMLGGVYSSLSGDIGLREALPALAARLDAGAPGVRAAVTDLIAAGAGTTGPVFGTLVGGYRTLVDALAAASAVRIVEHEVTALASAADGWEVNGRTYAGVIVAAPAWEAARLLGDSAPALSADLAAVEPAGSAVVSITLAEGTAVPEHSGVLVATGESLRAKAFTFSSQKWAHVAGGGLVSVRASFGRYGEPVTAGDDELVSIALDDLDEVIATAGCGSVADRIVEAQAQRWPTGLPRYAPGHLARMAEARRSRPHRLVLTGSSYAGVGVPACVADAGYAAADLVADLTSVH; this is translated from the coding sequence GTGACCACGCGCGCGGTCGCGGTCATCGGTGGGGGAGTGTCGGGGCTGACCGCCGCCTACCGACTCCGGCAGGCTCTCGGCGCCGACATATCCATCGACCTGTACGAGCGGTCCGGGCGGCTCGGCGGCCTGCTCAACACCACCACCGTCGGGGGGCTCACCGTGGACGTCGGGGCGGAGGCGTTCATCGTCCGGCGGCCCGAGGTCCTCGACCTGGTACGCGAACTGGGCCTGGGCGACCGCGTCGTGTCACCGACCGGCCGCCGACCGGCCATCTGGTCCGGTGGCCGACTGCACCCGCTGCCGACACCCGCCCTGATGGGGGTACCCGCCACCCCCGACGCCGTCGACGGTCTGGCCGACGCCGACGATCTGGTGCGGATCGCCGCCGAACCCGGGCGGCCGTGGACGTGGAAGTCCGGTGCCGACCCGAGCGTCGGGGATCTGATCGGCGACCGGTTCGGGCCGTCGGTGGTGGCCCGTAGCGTCGACCCGATGCTCGGCGGCGTGTACTCCAGCCTGTCCGGCGACATCGGCCTGCGCGAGGCGCTTCCGGCCCTCGCCGCCCGACTGGACGCCGGTGCGCCCGGTGTCCGGGCCGCGGTCACCGACCTGATCGCCGCCGGAGCCGGTACGACCGGACCGGTGTTCGGCACCCTGGTCGGCGGCTACCGGACGCTCGTCGACGCCCTGGCCGCGGCGTCGGCGGTGCGGATAGTCGAGCACGAGGTGACAGCGCTCGCGTCCGCCGCCGACGGCTGGGAGGTGAACGGACGGACATATGCGGGGGTGATCGTGGCCGCGCCCGCCTGGGAGGCCGCCCGGCTGCTCGGTGACTCCGCACCGGCGCTGTCGGCGGACCTGGCCGCCGTCGAGCCGGCGGGCAGTGCCGTCGTTTCCATCACCCTGGCCGAGGGCACCGCGGTACCGGAACATTCCGGTGTCCTCGTGGCGACCGGTGAATCGTTGCGCGCCAAGGCCTTCACATTCAGCTCCCAGAAGTGGGCGCACGTCGCGGGTGGTGGACTGGTGTCGGTGCGGGCCTCGTTCGGCCGCTACGGCGAACCCGTCACCGCCGGTGACGACGAACTCGTGTCGATCGCGCTCGACGACCTCGACGAGGTGATCGCCACCGCCGGATGCGGATCGGTCGCGGACCGCATCGTCGAGGCACAGGCACAGCGATGGCCGACCGGACTTCCGAGGTACGCCCCCGGCCACCTCGCCCGCATGGCCGAAGCCCGGCGATCTCGGCCGCACCGGCTGGTCCTCACCGGATCCTCATACGCCGGTGTCGGCGTACCCGCGTGCGTCGCCGACGCCGGGTACGCGGCGGCCGATCTCGTGGCCGACCTCACCTCGGTGCATTGA